One genomic window of Sulfuricurvum sp. IAE1 includes the following:
- a CDS encoding PD-(D/E)XK motif protein has product MTKINPWLSLNASVNSKRCNAEHKFNFFWAIDKNSAYLFAIEHRNLEDWSAKKLSLSGIEIEQYQITDGYRLVLKLHDNSDWDLFLNLCNDLLSATTECENEKAMLAIVHNRLQRWQKLFRKTGKKLLSTEEQQGLVGELYFIKNHLFGKYPETEIFSFWRGPYGEQQDFGIGNTAIEVKTKRGTAVSYVQISSADQLDCRNTQCFLYILTLNASPGSITKAFSLNDLATEIKKMIESTEVLDLFESLLAEAGYIEIQEYSETSYVVSQESVYEVRDSFPRLTSNSLPSGIHSVQYRIELLSCKPYEITLNEFSTRILNESTD; this is encoded by the coding sequence ATGACGAAGATTAATCCCTGGCTCTCTCTGAACGCTTCAGTCAACAGCAAACGGTGTAACGCTGAACACAAGTTCAATTTTTTCTGGGCTATCGATAAAAATAGTGCATATCTGTTTGCAATAGAACACCGAAATCTTGAGGACTGGTCCGCGAAAAAATTGAGCTTATCCGGTATTGAGATCGAACAGTACCAAATTACTGACGGCTACCGGCTGGTACTAAAACTGCACGATAATTCGGACTGGGATCTCTTTTTAAATCTTTGCAACGATCTGCTTTCTGCAACAACTGAATGCGAAAACGAAAAAGCCATGCTTGCAATCGTCCACAACAGACTGCAACGATGGCAGAAGCTGTTTAGGAAAACAGGAAAAAAGCTGTTAAGTACCGAGGAACAGCAGGGACTTGTTGGGGAACTTTATTTTATAAAGAACCATCTGTTCGGCAAGTATCCTGAGACAGAAATATTCTCATTCTGGAGAGGGCCTTACGGCGAACAGCAGGATTTTGGTATTGGAAATACAGCTATAGAAGTAAAAACAAAACGCGGCACAGCTGTATCCTACGTACAGATCAGTTCTGCAGATCAGCTGGACTGTAGAAATACTCAGTGTTTTTTGTATATTCTAACATTAAATGCATCTCCGGGATCAATTACAAAAGCATTTTCTCTGAATGACCTTGCGACAGAGATCAAAAAAATGATTGAGAGCACTGAAGTGCTAGATCTCTTTGAAAGTCTTTTAGCGGAAGCTGGCTATATCGAAATACAGGAATATTCCGAAACCAGTTATGTCGTTTCGCAGGAATCTGTGTATGAAGTCAGAGATTCATTTCCGAGACTGACATCAAATAGCCTCCCGAGCGGCATACACTCTGTACAATATAGAATTGAACTGCTTTCATGCAAACCTTATGAAATAACATTGAATGAATTCAGTACAAGGATCTTGAATGAATCAACGGATTGA
- a CDS encoding Z1 domain-containing protein: MDAHDKLVSQVMFFLSQNPELKTSEQIRGAIVSLAPLFGKQLNAEELESIAKKIENLYGLSMEEGTLIVGKEIFEIWYPDYKTTQKFDPYFWGRYRNLLMQKQFPPAVVSAIDNVTDKIVGQLENPNRPGHWDRRGMIVGHVQSGKTANFIGVVNKATDAGYKLIIILAGMLESLRSQTQERIDEGFVGEDSGKKNSTNKREKLIGVGHIDPNHFPLTMTDLYNDFKSSQNFQVRNYETATVLVVKKNTSVLRRLRDWLQNNNSDMQGNISELPLLMIDDEADHASINTNDEDKNPTAINSRIREILKLFNRKCYLAYTATPFANIFIDPDSQDEMLEDDLFPRDFIISLDPPSNYVGSEKIFNSGDGTEIDIVRNINDMDDLLPLQHKREHVIPALSNSLQQAVCSHIISKAIRILRGQNNKHHSMLVHLSRYKDVQKSVHSLLLQYKQDLENNIRYNYKYSKDRALSNSYIKELYDVWELDFKQHYSDWHQIQEKLLESIASMQVLLINGDSDDSLNYTDYKDGLNVIAVGGDRLARGLTLEGLATSYFYRSTSMYDTLMQMGRWFGYRDGFADICRIYLTPMTEHYFTHISNASEELRLEIKDMFAAGLSPKDFGLRVRSHPGTLMITAKNKMRKAQTFVQRTDLNGRLIESYALDLDPTNRKNNKDLLYEFISSLQKLQKANLNQEDNFVWEKISASEIISFVQNFRNHPASLMTSTRPVVSYLKQSAEYYPLWDIALVNVKNAKERIDINGLDVGIQKRSCPQQLNKEYIEISSRRRVGNNLVERAGMSETELENAEEKCRIEYPEGKKEIPGRFLRMSRIKPLLMLHIVNGYKDIHDESTLMQKELVAYGISFPKSDSSIEPVEFVVNTVYAKNHYEGDEDDED; this comes from the coding sequence ATGGATGCTCATGATAAACTTGTAAGCCAAGTAATGTTTTTTCTCTCTCAAAATCCAGAGCTTAAAACATCCGAACAAATTCGAGGAGCAATTGTCAGTCTTGCCCCTTTATTTGGCAAACAATTAAATGCAGAAGAGCTAGAATCTATAGCCAAAAAAATAGAAAACCTTTATGGTTTGTCAATGGAAGAAGGGACTCTTATTGTTGGTAAAGAGATCTTTGAAATTTGGTATCCGGATTACAAAACAACTCAAAAGTTCGATCCCTATTTCTGGGGAAGATATCGTAATTTGCTCATGCAAAAGCAGTTCCCTCCTGCTGTAGTCTCAGCAATCGATAATGTAACCGATAAAATTGTCGGTCAATTGGAAAACCCAAACAGGCCAGGCCACTGGGATAGACGAGGTATGATTGTCGGTCATGTCCAATCCGGGAAAACAGCAAACTTCATTGGCGTCGTTAATAAAGCAACCGATGCTGGGTACAAACTAATTATCATTTTAGCAGGCATGCTGGAAAGTCTGCGTTCCCAAACACAAGAACGAATCGATGAAGGCTTTGTCGGGGAAGACAGCGGTAAAAAAAATTCAACCAATAAACGTGAAAAACTCATCGGTGTGGGACACATTGACCCAAATCATTTTCCTCTGACTATGACAGATTTATATAATGATTTCAAATCAAGTCAAAATTTTCAAGTACGCAATTATGAAACAGCAACAGTTTTAGTAGTCAAGAAAAATACTTCAGTGCTTCGAAGACTGAGAGATTGGCTTCAAAATAATAATTCCGATATGCAGGGCAATATTTCCGAATTGCCTTTGCTGATGATTGATGACGAAGCGGATCATGCATCCATCAATACCAATGATGAAGATAAAAATCCTACTGCTATCAATTCACGTATACGCGAAATTTTAAAGCTATTTAACAGAAAATGCTATCTTGCATATACTGCGACACCTTTTGCTAATATCTTCATAGATCCTGACAGCCAAGATGAGATGCTTGAAGATGACTTATTCCCAAGGGACTTTATTATTAGCCTTGATCCGCCAAGCAATTACGTCGGATCAGAAAAAATTTTTAACAGCGGAGACGGTACCGAAATTGATATCGTACGAAATATCAATGATATGGATGATCTGCTACCGCTGCAGCATAAAAGAGAGCATGTGATACCTGCACTTTCTAATAGCCTTCAACAAGCAGTCTGCTCTCACATTATTTCCAAAGCGATTCGAATACTCCGAGGGCAGAATAACAAACATCACTCGATGCTAGTACATCTTTCACGCTACAAAGATGTACAAAAAAGTGTGCATTCGCTTCTTCTGCAATATAAACAAGATTTGGAAAATAATATCCGATACAACTACAAATATTCCAAAGATAGAGCTCTTTCAAATTCATATATTAAAGAATTATATGATGTTTGGGAATTAGATTTTAAACAGCATTATTCTGACTGGCATCAAATTCAAGAAAAACTTCTCGAATCCATTGCATCCATGCAAGTTTTGCTTATCAACGGTGATTCGGATGACAGCTTGAATTACACCGATTATAAAGACGGTCTAAATGTTATTGCTGTAGGCGGAGATCGGCTTGCTCGCGGTCTGACACTCGAAGGGCTCGCAACAAGCTATTTTTATCGCAGTACATCAATGTACGATACCTTAATGCAGATGGGAAGATGGTTTGGTTATCGTGATGGTTTTGCAGATATATGCAGAATTTACCTTACACCTATGACCGAGCACTATTTTACACATATCTCAAATGCTTCTGAAGAATTAAGGCTGGAAATAAAAGATATGTTTGCAGCGGGCTTATCACCAAAAGACTTTGGATTACGGGTACGAAGTCATCCCGGTACATTGATGATTACTGCAAAAAATAAAATGAGAAAGGCACAAACTTTTGTTCAAAGAACTGATTTGAACGGACGTTTAATTGAATCGTACGCCTTGGATTTGGATCCAACCAATAGAAAAAACAACAAAGACCTTCTGTATGAATTCATATCATCTCTTCAAAAGCTTCAGAAAGCCAATCTAAATCAGGAAGATAACTTTGTATGGGAAAAAATTTCCGCATCGGAAATAATCAGCTTTGTACAAAATTTTAGAAATCATCCCGCTTCGCTAATGACATCTACACGGCCGGTTGTAAGCTATCTCAAACAGTCGGCTGAGTACTATCCGCTATGGGATATAGCATTGGTTAATGTTAAAAATGCCAAGGAACGTATCGATATCAATGGCTTGGATGTCGGTATACAAAAACGTTCATGCCCGCAGCAGCTTAATAAAGAATACATAGAAATCAGCAGCAGAAGAAGGGTTGGAAATAATCTTGTGGAAAGAGCAGGCATGTCTGAAACGGAACTTGAAAATGCAGAGGAAAAATGCAGAATTGAATACCCCGAGGGCAAAAAAGAAATTCCCGGAAGGTTCTTGCGTATGTCTAGAATAAAACCGCTTCTTATGCTGCACATTGTCAATGGATACAAAGATATACATGACGAATCAACACTGATGCAAAAAGAACTTGTGGCTTATGGTATTAGTTTTCCAAAATCTGATTCCAGTATCGAACCGGTTGAATTTGTTGTCAATACTGTTTACGCCAAAAACCATTACGAAGGTGATGAAGATGACGAAGATTAA
- a CDS encoding ATP-binding protein encodes MKKYESVLPNPKNLIHALRDIGYSLETAIADIIDNSITAKASEVCITAHFEMENSYIAIVDNGIGMNEAQLREAMHLGSFDPAFNRDSKDLGRFGLGLKTASFSQAGKLTVISAQNKKFSGRCWNLEHIADTETWEIEVLHGSDIKKIQEIASLANTGTIVLWENLYRLVDNKSKRKPQDIFWEHIELAREHLGLVFHRYLTGESGLKKLAIKINEDQILPFNPFEGAGKPYPEENFYNIKMQAYLLPHHSKTTPEQYRKMAGPDGYLKSQGFYVYRNARLLISGTWFRLISQSEATKLARVQIDLPNSEDYEWSIDVKKSQAVPPEAIRIQLKRTIDKITSQASKVYIKKGKKISADNIVPIWQEYHQHGKKSYKVNIDNPLIKTLSNELDQQQRSLLKGIFDLIENALPIDTIYADMLHEPENIKQEDISIELLEQSAESYWHIMLLAGLSEDVIAERMLCNEPFSKYIDFSESFINKKKGIANGCS; translated from the coding sequence ATGAAGAAATATGAATCTGTACTTCCAAATCCAAAAAACCTTATTCATGCACTTCGTGACATAGGATATTCTCTTGAAACCGCCATTGCAGATATTATAGATAATAGTATTACAGCCAAAGCTTCAGAAGTTTGCATAACTGCTCATTTTGAGATGGAAAATAGCTATATTGCTATAGTTGATAATGGAATAGGCATGAATGAAGCACAATTGCGAGAAGCAATGCACTTGGGTTCATTTGATCCAGCTTTTAACCGTGACAGCAAAGATCTTGGCAGATTTGGACTAGGATTGAAAACAGCTTCATTTTCACAGGCTGGGAAATTAACAGTCATATCTGCACAAAATAAAAAATTTTCTGGAAGATGCTGGAATTTAGAGCATATTGCAGATACTGAAACTTGGGAAATAGAAGTTCTACATGGCTCAGATATAAAAAAGATTCAGGAAATAGCATCATTGGCAAATACTGGAACGATCGTACTATGGGAAAACCTTTACAGACTTGTTGATAATAAGAGCAAACGGAAACCTCAAGATATTTTTTGGGAACACATTGAGCTTGCCAGAGAACATTTGGGTCTGGTATTCCATAGATATTTGACTGGAGAATCAGGGCTGAAGAAACTTGCGATCAAAATAAATGAGGATCAGATCCTACCATTTAATCCGTTTGAAGGTGCTGGAAAACCTTATCCAGAAGAAAATTTTTACAACATAAAAATGCAAGCTTATTTACTGCCCCATCATAGTAAAACAACACCGGAACAATATCGGAAAATGGCTGGACCGGATGGCTATTTAAAATCACAAGGTTTTTACGTCTATCGCAATGCCCGCTTGTTGATTTCAGGTACATGGTTCAGACTTATCAGTCAAAGCGAAGCCACAAAACTGGCCAGAGTTCAAATTGATCTGCCTAACTCTGAAGACTATGAATGGTCTATCGATGTTAAAAAATCTCAAGCAGTACCTCCGGAAGCGATTCGAATACAGCTCAAAAGAACAATTGACAAAATTACATCTCAAGCCAGCAAAGTATATATTAAAAAAGGAAAAAAAATTTCAGCCGACAATATCGTTCCGATATGGCAAGAGTATCATCAACATGGGAAAAAAAGCTATAAAGTCAACATTGATAATCCCTTAATTAAAACCCTCTCAAATGAGCTGGATCAACAGCAAAGATCACTGCTGAAAGGGATTTTTGATTTAATAGAAAATGCTCTTCCAATCGATACTATTTATGCAGACATGCTGCACGAACCTGAAAATATCAAACAGGAAGATATCAGTATAGAGCTACTTGAACAATCGGCTGAAAGCTACTGGCATATAATGTTGCTTGCAGGACTTTCTGAAGATGTTATTGCAGAGCGGATGCTTTGCAATGAACCTTTCAGCAAGTACATAGATTTCTCTGAATCGTTTATTAACAAAAAAAAGGGAATTGCAAATGGATGCTCATGA
- a CDS encoding TniQ family protein, with protein sequence MRRRGWVEEYDFLVIPQPQPDELLSSWLTRTAFAHDYPLTTFISMFLKHDGSALSRIDIDFKEDPILFEKLAHKSRFPIEQIVQMSLRSEEGYLFESDHGLYPPKQIRKLKDKRTHYGLMFCPKCLAEDTHPYWRKQWRYTFNNVCSKHKIFLTDRCGKCYERIRLTKMKPSDELVYCSKCRRDLRLTVIPHVPKLHMFGLKAVTWFIDGLQNGYFDIAGSRIRSLFVFEAYTNLSRLLDRGDNLLLDEFPMLEEYKKLCRNHEEYHSRKASPIYRNFYITTMIYFLFQNYPENIQKFAQDNNLTHRDFVHGFKHISFWYQCMIDELVSMQNKIGREISESEVVGAINYLKNRGEKVTQETVAGIVGCHFTIHKQYVGIYKKTIRQQQKYYIDH encoded by the coding sequence ATGAGACGAAGAGGTTGGGTCGAGGAGTATGATTTTTTAGTCATTCCTCAGCCTCAACCGGATGAATTGCTGAGTTCATGGCTGACACGAACGGCATTTGCTCACGACTATCCACTCACAACTTTCATTTCCATGTTTCTCAAACATGACGGCAGTGCCCTCAGCCGTATCGATATAGATTTCAAAGAAGATCCGATATTATTTGAGAAGCTTGCACACAAAAGCCGATTTCCGATCGAACAGATAGTTCAAATGTCTCTTAGAAGCGAAGAGGGGTATCTCTTCGAATCCGATCACGGACTTTATCCCCCTAAACAGATTCGTAAGCTCAAAGACAAGCGGACGCACTATGGCCTCATGTTTTGCCCGAAATGTTTAGCGGAAGATACACATCCATATTGGCGGAAACAGTGGCGATACACCTTTAACAACGTCTGCTCAAAACACAAAATTTTTCTCACCGACCGCTGCGGGAAATGCTATGAACGAATCCGTTTGACTAAAATGAAGCCATCGGATGAGCTGGTCTATTGCAGCAAATGCAGAAGGGACCTCAGACTGACCGTTATACCCCATGTCCCTAAATTGCATATGTTTGGACTCAAAGCTGTCACATGGTTCATCGATGGATTGCAAAACGGTTATTTCGATATTGCCGGTAGCAGAATTCGCTCATTATTTGTTTTTGAAGCATATACAAATTTATCCCGGCTACTCGATCGCGGAGACAATCTCTTGCTTGATGAGTTTCCTATGCTAGAAGAGTACAAAAAACTATGCCGCAACCATGAAGAGTATCACTCTAGAAAAGCATCTCCGATCTATAGAAATTTCTACATCACAACCATGATCTATTTTTTATTTCAAAACTATCCGGAGAACATCCAAAAATTCGCTCAGGACAATAACCTAACCCATCGAGATTTTGTGCATGGATTCAAGCATATATCGTTTTGGTATCAGTGCATGATAGATGAACTCGTTTCAATGCAAAATAAGATTGGTAGGGAAATAAGTGAAAGTGAAGTGGTAGGAGCCATAAACTATCTAAAAAATAGAGGTGAAAAAGTGACCCAAGAGACCGTTGCTGGCATCGTAGGTTGTCATTTCACGATACATAAGCAATATGTCGGAATTTACAAAAAAACTATACGCCAACAACAAAAATATTATATTGATCATTGA
- a CDS encoding TniB family NTP-binding protein, whose amino-acid sequence MNERRLTKTAQAYLEKSDAERIQYCKKDHWIGYQSAVTLLELLKDKFNEPEQIRNEGLLIYSDYNNGKTAILKKFYDLHKTSLDTLNENDEHVYEIPIIYFMAPTIPDEGRLYSLILNELCVPHKPTEKVMEKAKLVEHYLRKLNTKMILIDEIHNALTGNLNKQRTFINDLKQLSNKLSLSIILAGTREAHSALSISGETASRFPSIELPRWSNDKRFRSFIATYETCLPLKEASNMVYDQQIIDALYNKSDGLIGRTVNLMKKAAMKAIKSGREKITLEDIEYLPTL is encoded by the coding sequence ATGAACGAGAGACGACTTACCAAAACAGCCCAAGCCTATTTGGAGAAAAGCGATGCCGAGCGTATCCAATACTGCAAAAAAGACCATTGGATCGGCTATCAATCAGCAGTAACTCTGCTTGAACTGCTTAAAGACAAATTCAACGAACCCGAACAGATCAGAAACGAGGGATTGCTGATTTACAGCGATTACAATAACGGAAAAACAGCCATATTGAAAAAGTTCTATGATCTCCATAAAACCTCTCTCGACACACTTAATGAAAACGACGAGCACGTCTATGAGATTCCCATTATCTACTTTATGGCGCCGACCATTCCCGATGAGGGAAGACTCTACTCTCTCATCCTCAATGAGCTATGTGTTCCCCACAAACCTACCGAAAAAGTGATGGAGAAAGCCAAGCTTGTCGAGCACTATCTTCGAAAACTCAATACCAAAATGATTCTCATCGATGAAATCCATAACGCATTGACTGGCAATCTCAATAAGCAGCGTACCTTCATCAACGATCTCAAGCAATTGAGCAATAAACTCTCCCTATCCATTATCTTAGCAGGTACACGCGAAGCCCATTCTGCACTCTCTATTAGCGGGGAAACCGCATCGCGTTTCCCGTCGATCGAATTACCGCGCTGGAGCAATGACAAACGGTTCCGTTCGTTCATCGCAACCTATGAAACATGTCTGCCTCTCAAGGAAGCTTCGAATATGGTATATGATCAGCAGATCATTGATGCCCTATATAATAAATCCGATGGGCTCATCGGCCGTACCGTCAATCTCATGAAAAAAGCGGCGATGAAAGCGATCAAATCCGGACGTGAAAAAATCACTCTCGAAGATATTGAGTATCTTCCGACGCTATGA
- a CDS encoding Mu transposase C-terminal domain-containing protein produces the protein MMSVISFERGSKIFFDNTEYIIKAYPTLDEVLLKSVSKPYKERIVKVDALSKEAKNAKQMSPHLVELDEKNYEIALQRFKIIEPLLNLPKRTLKDVEAVAKQHEKGTATIYKWLEKYETYGTISSLGTSYKNSGGKNKSRLDESIETIIESVIKKLYLNKQQYSFSTIYREIEEECKHIGMIIPSQNTIRNRINNINPKLIAKERKGLSVRDTRGTPGKFPDVKMPLDVIQIDHTKVDIMLVDENTRENIGRPNITVAIDVYSRMIYGFYISLDAINFFSVGQCLLNAILPKDEFMRHCDVQGEWPVFGLPRKVHMDNAKEFRSVALQKFCQEYRIEDMYRPVARPEFGGAIERVISTHMKQVHELPGATFSSVRQRGTYESEKQATMTISELEQWYLDFVINVYHKTEHRSIGMTPEEKFYQGLLGVGDGTIPFLPSVPANTIKLRMALLPAFERTVQKNGITIDYITYFSETLRKWIIPAQYKKINKTLQPKSLICRRDPRDVSKLYVYDPDVDDYIIVPYSDIKRPAINVTELRQAIADARKEVSGRELEMHDIFRAHDRLNGYVEKAKREKRTTLRHNSSKAHTQKAMAYEQTILVSDPVTSSIPSTISPQSHDEDDGFDYYPVDE, from the coding sequence ATGATGAGCGTCATTAGTTTTGAACGGGGTTCAAAAATCTTTTTTGATAATACGGAATATATTATCAAAGCGTATCCAACGCTCGATGAAGTGTTACTAAAATCGGTTTCCAAACCCTATAAAGAACGCATCGTTAAAGTCGACGCACTCTCAAAAGAAGCTAAGAATGCGAAACAGATGAGTCCTCATCTAGTCGAATTGGATGAAAAGAACTATGAGATCGCACTTCAAAGATTCAAAATCATCGAACCCCTTCTGAATCTTCCAAAAAGAACGTTGAAAGATGTAGAAGCTGTCGCGAAGCAGCATGAAAAAGGAACCGCAACCATTTACAAATGGCTTGAAAAATACGAAACCTACGGAACTATTAGTTCGTTAGGAACATCCTATAAAAACAGCGGCGGTAAAAATAAAAGTCGACTCGATGAATCAATTGAAACTATCATAGAGTCAGTAATCAAAAAGCTTTATCTCAATAAGCAGCAATATTCTTTCTCAACCATTTACAGAGAAATAGAAGAAGAATGTAAACACATCGGTATGATCATACCTTCCCAAAATACCATTCGCAATCGTATCAACAACATTAATCCAAAACTGATTGCCAAAGAGCGCAAAGGTCTGAGCGTCAGAGACACCCGAGGAACACCCGGTAAATTTCCTGATGTAAAAATGCCTCTGGATGTCATTCAAATAGATCACACAAAAGTTGATATTATGCTTGTGGACGAAAATACCCGTGAGAATATCGGCCGTCCGAATATTACGGTGGCCATCGATGTCTACAGTCGTATGATTTACGGGTTTTATATCTCATTGGATGCCATCAATTTTTTCAGTGTCGGCCAATGCCTGCTCAATGCGATTCTTCCAAAAGACGAGTTTATGAGGCATTGCGATGTACAGGGCGAGTGGCCGGTTTTCGGACTTCCTCGTAAAGTACATATGGACAATGCCAAAGAATTTCGTTCCGTAGCCTTACAGAAGTTTTGTCAAGAATACAGAATCGAAGATATGTACCGTCCAGTTGCTCGCCCTGAATTCGGCGGTGCGATCGAACGGGTTATCTCCACCCATATGAAACAAGTACATGAGCTTCCCGGGGCGACCTTCTCAAGTGTACGCCAAAGGGGAACTTACGAATCAGAGAAGCAAGCTACCATGACCATCTCCGAACTGGAGCAATGGTATCTCGATTTTGTCATTAACGTCTATCATAAAACGGAGCACAGATCGATCGGAATGACACCGGAAGAAAAATTCTATCAGGGGCTACTCGGAGTAGGAGACGGCACAATCCCTTTTTTACCCTCCGTACCGGCCAATACCATCAAACTGCGGATGGCGCTTCTGCCGGCGTTTGAGCGGACTGTTCAAAAAAACGGTATTACGATCGACTACATCACCTATTTCTCCGAAACGCTCCGAAAATGGATCATCCCTGCTCAGTACAAAAAAATCAATAAAACTCTGCAACCAAAGAGCCTTATCTGCCGAAGAGACCCTCGCGATGTCAGCAAACTGTATGTTTATGACCCCGATGTCGATGACTATATCATCGTTCCCTATTCTGATATCAAAAGACCTGCGATCAACGTTACTGAACTGAGACAAGCTATTGCCGATGCACGCAAAGAGGTCTCCGGACGCGAGCTGGAAATGCACGATATTTTCAGAGCCCATGATCGTCTGAACGGATATGTCGAGAAAGCCAAACGGGAAAAACGGACTACACTTAGACACAACAGTTCCAAAGCCCATACACAAAAAGCAATGGCGTATGAGCAGACTATTCTCGTCTCCGATCCCGTAACGAGTTCGATCCCATCGACCATATCTCCACAATCTCATGATGAAGACGACGGCTTCGATTATTATCCGGTGGATGAATAA
- a CDS encoding TnsA endonuclease N-terminal domain-containing protein, protein MSSETLSFPQRKILKNYRSVTGHFPSIKNNRSIAFESLLEKNFFLTLEFDHTVHSYSEQPQITIEQNRKAKTYSADCYVIYHPSSGKKNSIVEVKYESDLAKNKEQLEAKFESAEASLHEMDMDFFLFTDATYPEIYIRNLDFLYRYKTFIHSDEHNSRILSAINNPISALELANSLAKDKPDYFQLANSIWALVASGHLDTNLHDQEITMNSIVWRNDERH, encoded by the coding sequence ATGTCATCTGAAACACTATCATTCCCTCAACGGAAAATTCTAAAGAACTATCGTTCTGTTACCGGACATTTTCCGAGCATCAAAAACAACCGTTCGATCGCATTTGAATCATTATTGGAAAAAAATTTCTTTTTAACCCTTGAATTCGACCATACAGTACATTCCTATTCTGAACAACCACAAATTACCATTGAACAGAATAGAAAAGCAAAAACCTATAGTGCCGATTGCTATGTGATTTATCATCCCTCTTCGGGCAAAAAAAATAGTATTGTGGAAGTCAAATACGAAAGCGATCTTGCCAAAAACAAAGAACAACTTGAAGCAAAATTTGAAAGTGCCGAAGCATCCTTGCATGAAATGGATATGGACTTTTTTCTTTTTACCGATGCAACCTATCCAGAAATCTACATCCGTAATCTTGACTTTCTGTACCGATATAAGACCTTCATTCATAGCGATGAACACAATTCACGTATTCTCAGTGCTATCAACAATCCCATCAGCGCATTGGAGCTTGCCAATTCACTCGCCAAAGACAAACCCGATTACTTTCAGTTAGCCAATTCAATTTGGGCACTGGTTGCAAGTGGTCATTTAGATACGAATCTACATGATCAAGAAATTACGATGAATTCCATAGTCTGGAGGAATGATGAGCGTCATTAG
- a CDS encoding TetR/AcrR family transcriptional regulator, producing the protein MPIVINREEKIKEICTKAFDEFIKNGIENFSLNQFILNNQISKGQFYHYFKTKEDLIFEVMSQKTVEMIERVELLLNDSNSLINKLFSVFAIYIDDSEEISHLRKLMFDTFDLYMHTSNPKVKEFDQELYTWIDEKLVSLFVEANQQKPLSDGIFQIVKSISATADGMYIRSLLVSEYDLKSELMNYLCEIEKLIDGAL; encoded by the coding sequence ATGCCAATAGTGATTAACAGAGAAGAAAAAATAAAAGAAATTTGTACAAAAGCTTTTGATGAATTTATAAAAAATGGTATAGAAAACTTCTCCTTAAATCAATTCATACTAAATAATCAAATTTCAAAAGGGCAGTTTTATCATTATTTCAAAACAAAAGAAGATTTGATTTTTGAAGTTATGTCACAAAAAACAGTCGAAATGATAGAAAGGGTAGAGCTTCTTTTGAATGATTCTAATTCATTAATCAATAAACTTTTTTCTGTTTTTGCAATATATATTGATGATTCCGAAGAAATTTCACATTTGCGAAAACTAATGTTTGATACATTTGATCTTTATATGCATACTTCTAATCCAAAAGTTAAAGAATTTGATCAAGAACTTTATACATGGATTGATGAAAAACTAGTTTCACTTTTTGTTGAAGCTAATCAACAAAAACCTCTTTCAGATGGAATCTTTCAAATAGTCAAAAGTATTTCTGCTACAGCTGATGGAATGTATATAAGATCATTATTAGTTAGTGAATACGATTTGAAATCAGAACTAATGAATTATTTGTGTGAAATAGAAAAACTCATAGATGGAGCTTTGTAA
- a CDS encoding multidrug efflux SMR transporter, with product MHWLYLLGAILFEVMGTLSIKQTTLSNNYYWVIAVITFYSISFVLLGITVKKLEIGTVYAIWAGFGVVLVTLLGWLIFKETMSLQKVVAIMLIITGTVMLKLQQTV from the coding sequence ATGCATTGGCTATATCTTTTAGGTGCAATATTATTTGAAGTAATGGGTACATTATCTATTAAACAAACTACATTGTCAAATAATTATTATTGGGTAATAGCTGTCATTACATTTTACTCAATATCTTTTGTTTTGTTGGGGATAACAGTAAAAAAACTAGAGATTGGAACTGTCTATGCGATTTGGGCTGGGTTTGGTGTTGTATTAGTGACATTATTGGGTTGGTTGATTTTTAAAGAAACGATGTCTCTTCAAAAAGTAGTCGCGATTATGTTGATTATTACAGGAACGGTGATGCTAAAGTTACAGCAGACCGTATAA